A stretch of the Papaver somniferum cultivar HN1 chromosome 6, ASM357369v1, whole genome shotgun sequence genome encodes the following:
- the LOC113287897 gene encoding uncharacterized protein LOC113287897, which translates to MVQSIEVRGGKGSIKVGTSGTISALMTRELESIKCRSQATTSSGRKPPTNGGGVAKMVQPRGASNEVIGSRSVGGRFRSSNRNKHLEHIQKTRHNILKNNHRIPMLGSENIALEGTPNREKVSTRKVSYIVEIVDVKCGNPDRWSNPIKSRFKKLGFSKLSQSIA; encoded by the coding sequence ATGGTTCAGTCGATTGAAGTCAGGGGTGGCAAAGGCTCCATTAAAGTGGGGACAAGCGGGACTATCAGTGCCCTGATGACTAGGGAATTGGAGTCCATCAAGTGCAGATCACAGGCCACAACATCCTCTGGTAGGAAACCTCCGACAAACGGTGGTGGAGTTGCGAAAATGGTACAACCAAGAGGAGCATCAAATGAGGTGATAGGTAGTAGAAGCGTTGGTGGAAGATTTCGCAGCAGTAATCGTAACAAACATCTCGAACATATCCAGAAAACAAGACACAACATTCTGAAGAATAACCATCGGATCCCGATGCTTGGCTCTGAGAATATTGCTTTAGAGGGGACTCCTAACAGAGAGAAAGTTAGTACTAGAAAAGTATCTTACATTGTTGAGATAGTAGACGTAAAATGCGGGAACCCAGATAGATGGTCAAATCCTATAAAGAGCCGGTTCAAGAAACTTGGTTTCTCAAAGCTCTCCCAGAGTATTGCGTAG
- the LOC113287896 gene encoding 60S ribosomal protein L17-2-like gives MEKDVGPLSPPSSSLICLKMLRANADVKGLDVDSLYISHIQVNQAQKQRRRTYHAHGRINPYISSRHVELTLSEKEEAVKKELAPRKSKKSQVLRSGASS, from the exons ATGGAGAAGGACGTTGGCCCGCTAAGTCCGCCAAGTTCATCCTTGATCTGCTTAAAAATGCTGAGAGCAAATGCTGAT GTAAAAGGTTTGGATGTGGATTCACTTTACATTTCTCATATCCAAGTCAACCAAGCTCAGAAGCAGAGGCGTAGGACATACCATGCTCACGGAAGAATCAACC CTTACATATCATCTCGTCACGTCGAGTTGACCTTATCAGAGAAGGAAGAAGCAGTGAAGAAAGAG TTGGCTCCAAGGAAGTCAAAGAAATCACAAGTTCTTCGTAGTGGTGCCTCATCTTAA